In one window of Meleagris gallopavo isolate NT-WF06-2002-E0010 breed Aviagen turkey brand Nicholas breeding stock chromosome 4, Turkey_5.1, whole genome shotgun sequence DNA:
- the CTBP1 gene encoding C-terminal-binding protein 1, producing MNGPMHPRPLVALLDGRDCTVEMPILKDVATVAFCDAQSTQEIHEKVLNEAVGALMYHTITLTREDLEKFKALRIIVRIGSGFDNIDIKSAGDLGIAVCNVPAASVEETADSTMCHILNLYRRTTWLHQALREGTRVQSVEQIREVASGAARIRGETLGIIGLGRVGQAVALRAKAFGFSVIFYDPYLSDGMERALGLQRVSTLQDLLFHSDCVTLHCNLNEHNHHLINDFTIKQMRQGAFLVNTARGGLVDEKALAQALKEGRIRGAALDVHESEPFSFSQGPLKDAPNLICTPHAAWYSEQASIEMREEAAREIRRAITGRIPDSLKNCVNKDHLTAATHWASMDPGVVHPELNGAAYSRYPPGVVSVAPTGIPTAVEGIVPNPMSLSHGLPAVAHPPHAPSPGQTVKPEADRDHPSDQL from the exons ATGAATGGGCCCATGCACCCACGCCCGTTGGTAGCATTGCTGGATGGCAGGGATTGTACAGTAGAGATGCCTATTCTGAAGGATGTAGCCACAGTGGCATTTTGTGATGCTCAGTCTACACAAGAAATTCATGAGAAG GTACTAAATGAAGCAGTGGGTGCACTGATGTATCACACTATCACTTTAACACGAGAAGACCTGGAGAAATTTAAAGCACTTCGAATAATTGTCCGAATCGGCAGTGGTTTTGATAATATTGACATCAAATCTGCTGGAGATTTAG GGATTGCAGTGTGTAATGTGCCAGCTGCCTCTGTAGAAGAAACAGCGGATTCTACCATGTGCCACATTCTGAACTTGTACAGACGAACCACCTGGCTTCACCAGGCTTTGCGGGAAGGCACGAGAGTACAAAGCGTCGAACAGATTCGGGAAGTGGCTTCTGGAGCTGCCAGGATCAGAGGGGAGACCTTGGGCATTATTGGATTAG GGCGTGTTGGGCAAGCAGTAGCACTACGTGCCAAAGCCTTTGGCTTCAGTGTGATTTTTTATGACCCATACCTCTCAGATGGCATGGAGCGTGCTCTGGGACTGCAGCGGGTGAGCACTTTGCAGGACCTGCTGTTCCACAGTGACTGTGTTACCCTGCACTGCAACTTGAATGAACACAATCATCATCTTATTAACGACTTCACCATAAAGCAG ATGAGACAAGGGGCTTTCCTGGTCAACACAGCTCGAGGTGGGTTAGTAGACGAAAAAGCACTTGCACAGGCcctgaaggaaggaaggatacGAGGGGCAGCCTTAGATGTACATGAGTCAGAACCATTcag CTTTAGTCAGGGCCCCTTGAAGGATGCACCAAACCTGATCTGTACCCCACATGCAGCGTGGTATAGTGAACAAGCCTCGATTGAGATGCGGGAGGAAGCAGCACGAGAGATCCGAAGGGCGATCACAG GTCGTATTCCAGACAGTCTGAAAAACTGTGTTAACAAAGATCATTTGACTGCAGCTACACATTGGGCCAGCATGGATCCAGGAGTTGTTCATCCAGAGCTTAATGGTGCTGCATACAG cagGTACCCCCCAGGTGTTGTAAGTGTGGCTCCGACTGGCATACCTACAGCGGTAGAAGGAATTGTCCCCAACCCTATGTCTTTATCACACGGCCTCCCTGCTGTAGCCCACCCGCCCCATGCTCCTTCTCCCGGCCAAACTGTCAAACCAGAAGCTGATAGAGACCACCCAAGCGACCAATTGTAG